In a single window of the Micrococcaceae bacterium Sec5.7 genome:
- a CDS encoding choice-of-anchor P family protein — MKRILVAFMGALTLVAAGPLASAQATDPSVTLTQVQTGFSVSAYGSYIVNADRSLVSGPTALSVISCTSATGKTSTNNVAAVNVPAVGTVGAAVTSVKTLLTTTGKRAEASSTVAGANLLGGRITAGAITSTSSADKSTTGGFSGANQTTIANLKVLGLPIGVSPAPNTIIDLKDPLLGSLGTITLNGQEKRLVNGTYQVSTTAVRVQILKSGLPGLKIGTDIRLGVSTARLIPPQAGYLTGSGFSTKASLLNGLVGSGATAYAPVKCAGGTSTANVAGATIPGVLTAGAATTNTAGTLTPTLKASVTNTLAALNVLGGLVTVDAIKAETSASRAPSGGTVTLTDTSTFTNLKITGFAAINASVAPNTVVQVPGLGQVTLHKVVKTSSSVTVTMIEIVLNQARGSLPTGSKIQIGYSRSGVRD; from the coding sequence ATGAAACGAATACTAGTTGCATTTATGGGGGCGCTTACGCTTGTGGCTGCGGGGCCTCTCGCCTCCGCCCAAGCCACCGACCCTAGCGTCACGCTCACGCAGGTTCAGACCGGGTTCTCGGTCTCGGCCTATGGGTCGTACATTGTCAATGCCGACAGATCCCTCGTCTCGGGTCCGACGGCCCTCTCGGTCATCTCATGCACCTCGGCCACCGGCAAAACGTCCACCAACAACGTTGCGGCTGTGAATGTCCCAGCAGTCGGTACGGTCGGTGCCGCCGTGACAAGCGTCAAGACGCTCCTGACGACCACGGGCAAGCGGGCCGAAGCGAGTTCGACGGTAGCAGGGGCCAACCTGTTGGGTGGACGGATCACGGCCGGCGCCATTACGTCCACGAGCTCGGCCGACAAGAGCACCACGGGCGGGTTCTCGGGCGCCAACCAGACGACGATTGCCAACCTCAAGGTGTTGGGTCTGCCGATTGGCGTTAGCCCGGCCCCCAACACCATCATCGACCTCAAGGACCCGCTGCTTGGCTCGCTCGGCACGATCACGCTCAACGGTCAGGAGAAAAGACTGGTCAACGGCACGTATCAGGTGTCCACCACCGCTGTGCGGGTCCAGATCCTCAAGTCCGGCCTGCCCGGTCTCAAGATCGGCACGGATATCCGACTTGGCGTCAGCACTGCCCGGCTCATTCCACCGCAAGCCGGCTACCTCACGGGTAGTGGCTTCAGCACCAAGGCGTCGCTGCTGAACGGCCTGGTGGGATCCGGCGCAACGGCCTATGCGCCCGTAAAGTGCGCAGGCGGAACCAGTACGGCGAACGTCGCCGGGGCCACCATCCCTGGTGTCCTGACCGCGGGTGCGGCCACGACCAACACCGCAGGAACATTGACACCCACGCTCAAGGCCTCCGTGACCAACACGCTCGCGGCATTGAACGTCCTCGGTGGTCTGGTCACGGTCGACGCCATCAAGGCGGAAACCTCGGCCAGCCGGGCTCCCTCGGGCGGCACAGTGACCCTGACCGATACGTCGACCTTCACTAACCTGAAGATCACGGGGTTTGCCGCGATCAACGCCTCCGTTGCCCCCAATACGGTGGTTCAGGTGCCGGGACTCGGCCAGGTCACGCTGCACAAGGTGGTCAAGACGTCCTCGAGCGTCACGGTCACCATGATCGAGATCGTCCTGAACCAGGCTCGCGGCTCCCTGCCGACGGGCTCGAAGATTCAGATCGGTTACTCCAGATCGGGAGTGCGCGACTAG
- a CDS encoding tyrosine-type recombinase/integrase: MDVIGSIPVGPTKETPQLLAIQAGNGGVFSVASHSEAVSYHTLPAGERAVRMVLDHLREYDSVYAAFSAIGPKLNIGRESLRRWVLQAVDSSSPRRLRDRAIILCVARLGLRAGEVVQLQLEDLNWSNATLRIRARKTGHGALLPLTNEVGTALAGYLQHGRPETGGREVVMAV, translated from the coding sequence GTGGATGTCATCGGTTCGATCCCGGTAGGACCCACCAAGGAAACCCCGCAGTTGCTGGCCATACAGGCCGGGAACGGCGGGGTTTTTTCTGTGGCGTCCCATTCGGAGGCCGTCAGCTACCACACGTTGCCGGCCGGGGAGCGTGCGGTGCGGATGGTCCTGGATCACCTCAGGGAGTACGACTCTGTCTATGCCGCATTTTCTGCCATTGGCCCGAAGCTGAATATCGGCCGCGAGTCCCTGCGCCGCTGGGTTCTTCAGGCCGTGGACTCCTCTTCGCCTCGTAGGCTGCGGGACCGGGCCATCATCCTGTGCGTGGCCCGTCTGGGACTGCGGGCAGGTGAGGTCGTACAACTGCAGCTGGAGGATCTCAATTGGTCCAACGCCACTTTGCGGATCCGTGCCCGCAAGACCGGTCATGGCGCATTGCTGCCGCTGACCAACGAGGTCGGCACGGCGCTGGCCGGATACCTGCAGCACGGTCGCCCTGAGACCGGCGGCCGCGAGGTGGTTATGGCAGTTTGA
- a CDS encoding polysaccharide deacetylase family protein, translating to MTSTTHGISRREFFHAGALGGAFALVAGAGLAAPAQASPLASAAFPFTPNQQLLDAFMARRGGPIGTGGKPAIAFRCDHHLNKFQSLVLPLHQKYSIPVTIAAMSQMFKIDIGSNGSNNLSFPALQKLALENGLEIANHGGNHQDAPTDQRLREEIVYSRAALSKSLPLLPIELFTPPGVAGTGYGGFDGGRSQYSFQRYSAGRLITQQHAMSTGYAPGYWPMTGNPLHSMGNVHIGLHTAEYIRRGPSFVQAAKAQGRGVCFMYHPSLVDSIDLAALDDFFAWCANERDAGRLEILTTTGLMMSSFNSSSRHNLLSRNASFKTGWNGWNGAAAKWAIRNEFGFSYARRGSSSTSLSKDVPLGVHAGSVRQLRIPLRSTTGVRVQIEVLNAASGAPLRAAKDLVLPKSTVFKPLQQYLILPLTGTPTVRLRITPRTGGELHVQEPQMLAA from the coding sequence ATGACTTCGACCACACATGGCATCAGCCGCCGTGAGTTCTTCCACGCCGGCGCCCTTGGCGGAGCCTTCGCGCTCGTTGCAGGGGCGGGCCTGGCCGCTCCGGCTCAGGCCTCACCGTTGGCGTCTGCTGCGTTCCCCTTCACACCCAACCAGCAGCTACTCGACGCTTTCATGGCAAGGCGCGGCGGCCCCATCGGGACAGGCGGGAAGCCAGCCATTGCCTTCCGCTGCGACCATCACTTGAACAAGTTCCAATCATTGGTCCTGCCCTTACACCAGAAGTACAGTATCCCGGTCACGATCGCAGCCATGTCGCAGATGTTCAAAATTGATATCGGGTCCAACGGCAGCAACAACCTCTCCTTCCCTGCTTTGCAGAAACTGGCCTTGGAAAACGGGCTGGAGATCGCCAATCACGGCGGCAACCATCAGGACGCGCCAACAGATCAGCGGCTCCGTGAGGAGATCGTCTACTCGCGAGCGGCCCTCTCCAAATCCCTGCCGCTCCTGCCCATCGAACTTTTCACACCCCCTGGCGTAGCAGGTACCGGCTACGGAGGCTTCGACGGCGGAAGATCGCAATACTCGTTCCAGCGATACAGTGCTGGCCGGCTGATAACGCAGCAGCACGCTATGTCCACCGGCTACGCGCCGGGGTATTGGCCCATGACTGGGAACCCGTTGCACAGCATGGGGAACGTGCACATCGGGCTCCACACTGCGGAGTACATCCGTCGTGGACCATCGTTCGTTCAGGCTGCAAAAGCCCAGGGCCGTGGGGTGTGCTTCATGTACCACCCAAGCCTCGTCGACTCCATCGACCTCGCAGCGCTCGATGATTTCTTCGCGTGGTGTGCGAACGAACGCGACGCGGGCCGGCTGGAAATCCTCACCACAACGGGCTTGATGATGTCCAGCTTCAACAGTTCGTCCCGCCACAACTTGCTTTCCCGTAATGCGAGCTTCAAGACCGGCTGGAACGGATGGAACGGTGCCGCCGCAAAGTGGGCCATCCGCAACGAATTCGGATTCAGCTATGCCCGCCGAGGCTCATCGTCAACGTCCCTGTCCAAGGACGTTCCCCTTGGTGTCCATGCCGGTTCTGTACGCCAGCTGCGGATCCCGCTACGGTCCACGACGGGGGTTCGCGTGCAAATCGAAGTCCTCAACGCTGCCTCGGGCGCTCCATTAAGAGCCGCGAAGGACCTGGTTCTTCCCAAATCAACGGTGTTCAAACCGTTGCAGCAATACCTCATCCTCCCGTTGACGGGCACGCCCACGGTACGGTTGCGCATCACGCCTCGCACTGGCGGAGAACTTCACGTTCAGGAACCACAGATGCTGGCAGCCTGA
- a CDS encoding integrase core domain-containing protein codes for MAQWPDDAPRGSVTTFCDEHEITRKTFYAIRARARDEGQAVALEPRSRRPKTSPTKLTEDLKQEALKVRAALESSGLDHGPISVHDKMVSLGLQAPSPASLARIFREKNVARAEPKKKPRAAYRRFVYPAPNACWQLDATEYVLTGGRKCVIFQLQDDHSRRAVASLVAAGETSEAALAVVKKGIGAHGVPQRLLTDNGMALNPSRRGWEGRLVAHLSSLGVEAITGKPYKPTTQGKNERFHQTLFRWLDKQPLAQSHAELQAQVDRFDLIYNTERPHQGLPGRITPQQSWDAAAAAEAPRPKPLPVLPEPQESAPVAKPPSPAEPVADADTEAVEQTTTDPGTEASFETTASQKISGSIAHPAATGSQKLKVYPNGVINIGRTLYSVTKRMGGRIITAVWDLDGVVFANTDGEVIAEYFWPPEGTPYVGISKARARFRR; via the coding sequence ATCGCCCAGTGGCCCGATGACGCGCCACGCGGTTCAGTCACCACATTCTGCGACGAGCACGAGATCACCCGCAAGACGTTCTATGCGATCCGGGCCAGGGCACGTGACGAGGGCCAGGCCGTGGCCCTGGAACCACGCTCACGCCGCCCGAAAACCTCACCCACGAAACTCACCGAGGACCTCAAGCAGGAAGCGCTGAAGGTGCGTGCCGCCTTGGAGTCCTCCGGGCTGGACCACGGGCCGATTAGTGTGCACGACAAAATGGTGTCTCTGGGCCTCCAGGCCCCGTCCCCAGCATCGCTGGCGCGGATCTTTCGGGAGAAGAACGTGGCCCGGGCGGAGCCGAAGAAGAAGCCTCGGGCCGCGTACCGCAGGTTCGTCTACCCGGCCCCGAACGCGTGCTGGCAACTGGACGCGACCGAGTACGTGCTCACCGGTGGGCGCAAGTGCGTGATCTTCCAGCTCCAGGATGACCATTCACGCCGCGCGGTCGCCTCCCTCGTAGCGGCCGGCGAAACCAGCGAAGCGGCCCTGGCGGTCGTGAAGAAGGGCATCGGCGCCCACGGAGTACCACAAAGACTTTTGACCGACAACGGCATGGCGCTGAATCCCTCACGCCGCGGGTGGGAAGGCCGGCTGGTCGCCCATCTGTCCTCGCTCGGGGTCGAGGCGATCACCGGCAAACCGTACAAACCGACTACTCAGGGTAAGAATGAGCGGTTTCATCAGACCCTCTTCCGGTGGCTGGACAAGCAGCCCCTGGCCCAATCCCATGCAGAGCTCCAAGCCCAGGTGGACCGGTTCGACCTGATCTATAACACCGAGCGTCCGCACCAGGGATTGCCGGGGCGTATCACTCCGCAGCAGTCGTGGGACGCCGCGGCTGCTGCCGAAGCGCCCCGGCCGAAACCACTGCCGGTTCTTCCCGAACCGCAGGAGTCGGCGCCGGTGGCCAAGCCACCGAGCCCTGCCGAACCAGTCGCGGACGCCGATACGGAAGCGGTGGAGCAGACCACCACGGACCCTGGAACAGAAGCTTCTTTCGAGACCACTGCATCACAGAAGATCAGCGGCAGCATCGCCCACCCGGCAGCCACCGGGAGCCAGAAGCTGAAGGTCTATCCCAACGGCGTGATCAACATCGGGCGGACCCTGTACTCGGTGACCAAGCGGATGGGCGGACGAATTATCACTGCCGTCTGGGACCTTGACGGCGTGGTGTTCGCGAATACGGACGGCGAGGTCATCGCAGAATACTTCTGGCCGCCCGAAGGAACCCCATACGTCGGGATCAGCAAGGCTCGCGCCCGCTTCCGAAGGTAG
- a CDS encoding IclR family transcriptional regulator C-terminal domain-containing protein, with protein sequence MADSRNPRSSDVSGSASPAPAVTRAAAVLEALAASATGRLTLSDLSRELEIPKSSTSNLLLALEEARLINRQGAEFTLGRKLVELGAAYLSRLDEVQEFYRFCEQATTLSGETVRIAMLDGANVIYLARYEGHPAVRLTSNIGDKMPVSLCAVGKALIARLHDHDINAMFSDDQVLPVLTPKSLRTGAEFKAQLAVIRERGYAFEDEESTTGVVCLAVSVPTRGAHGPSLGLSVTALKATYTDEQGALMVKELKELARSLGNPMG encoded by the coding sequence ATGGCCGATTCCCGAAACCCCCGATCTTCCGACGTATCGGGGAGCGCATCACCTGCGCCTGCCGTCACGCGTGCAGCTGCCGTGCTTGAAGCCCTCGCAGCGTCCGCGACGGGCCGGCTCACTCTGAGCGACCTGTCCCGCGAACTGGAAATCCCGAAATCCTCGACGTCAAACCTGTTGCTCGCACTGGAAGAGGCACGCCTTATTAACCGGCAGGGCGCCGAATTCACGCTCGGCCGGAAACTGGTGGAACTCGGGGCGGCTTATCTCAGCCGGCTGGACGAGGTGCAGGAGTTCTACCGGTTCTGCGAGCAGGCCACCACCCTCTCAGGAGAAACCGTTCGCATCGCCATGCTTGACGGTGCCAATGTCATTTATCTGGCCCGCTATGAAGGCCATCCGGCCGTCCGGCTGACTTCCAACATCGGCGACAAGATGCCCGTTTCCCTCTGCGCCGTGGGCAAGGCCCTGATCGCCCGTCTCCACGACCACGACATAAACGCAATGTTTTCGGATGACCAGGTACTGCCGGTACTGACGCCCAAATCCCTCCGGACAGGCGCCGAGTTCAAGGCGCAGCTGGCAGTGATCCGGGAGCGGGGCTATGCGTTCGAGGACGAGGAATCCACCACCGGGGTGGTCTGCCTTGCGGTCTCGGTGCCCACCCGGGGCGCGCATGGACCGAGCCTTGGGCTGTCGGTTACGGCACTCAAGGCCACATATACGGATGAGCAGGGCGCCCTGATGGTCAAGGAACTCAAGGAACTGGCCAGGTCGCTGGGCAACCCCATGGGATAG
- a CDS encoding MFS transporter, whose amino-acid sequence MITRTDTPQAEADGAVVDPDQLRRATLASSVGSALEYYDFYIYGLASALIFGPLFFSPLGESGAVIASFATYGVGFAARPFGGIVFGYIGDRFGRRMVLILTIGMMGTASFAIGLLPTFEQAGMLGAVLLVVLRIVQGLGAGAEQAGATTLISEVAPRRRRGFFASLPFVGIQLGTLLGAGTFALMALADKEVLQGWLWRAPFLASIILIVIAVFIRLRLKETPVFQELEKHKAVVKNPVGQIWKHSKNNVLIGIGLRMGENGNSSIYSALLVSFISLPAGVFPGDKFIGPAGLLIAAGFAAVMVVTFGALSDKFGRVPVYRYGALFQAAIALPAFYLVTLGNVTLVWVVMAVGIALGVQSMLGPQCAMLPELFGSQHRFTGVALSRELSAVLAGGFAPMIGVALLAVTGHSWLVPAIYSLVLALISFITTFFTPETNGRDLLLTEDAS is encoded by the coding sequence GTGATAACTCGTACTGATACACCGCAGGCTGAAGCGGACGGCGCCGTCGTCGATCCGGATCAGCTGCGAAGGGCAACTCTTGCCAGCTCCGTGGGCTCGGCCCTGGAGTACTACGATTTCTATATTTATGGCCTGGCTTCGGCCCTCATCTTCGGACCGCTGTTCTTCTCACCGCTGGGCGAGAGTGGCGCGGTCATCGCCTCGTTCGCAACATACGGTGTCGGGTTTGCCGCCCGACCGTTCGGTGGCATCGTCTTCGGCTACATAGGCGACCGCTTCGGCCGCAGGATGGTCCTCATCCTCACCATCGGCATGATGGGAACGGCCAGCTTTGCCATCGGGCTGCTGCCCACGTTTGAACAGGCGGGCATGCTTGGTGCAGTCCTCCTGGTGGTGCTGCGCATCGTTCAGGGCCTTGGGGCCGGTGCCGAGCAGGCCGGCGCCACCACACTGATCTCCGAAGTGGCCCCGCGGCGCCGTCGTGGTTTCTTCGCCTCGCTTCCATTTGTGGGCATCCAGCTGGGAACCCTGCTCGGTGCGGGAACCTTCGCGCTGATGGCCCTCGCCGATAAAGAAGTCCTTCAGGGCTGGCTTTGGCGCGCGCCGTTCCTGGCCAGCATCATTCTGATTGTCATTGCCGTCTTCATCCGTCTCCGCCTCAAGGAGACGCCGGTCTTCCAGGAGCTGGAGAAGCACAAGGCTGTGGTAAAGAACCCGGTGGGCCAGATCTGGAAGCACTCCAAGAATAATGTCCTGATCGGCATTGGCCTGCGCATGGGCGAGAACGGAAACTCGTCCATCTACTCGGCGCTGCTGGTTTCGTTCATCAGCCTGCCGGCCGGAGTTTTTCCGGGAGACAAATTCATCGGTCCCGCCGGTCTGCTGATCGCCGCAGGTTTCGCGGCTGTCATGGTGGTGACGTTCGGGGCCCTGTCTGACAAGTTCGGCCGTGTACCGGTTTACCGCTACGGTGCGCTATTCCAGGCAGCCATTGCCCTGCCGGCGTTCTATCTGGTCACGTTGGGCAACGTCACCCTGGTGTGGGTTGTTATGGCCGTTGGCATCGCACTGGGTGTGCAGTCAATGCTCGGCCCGCAGTGCGCAATGCTTCCAGAGCTCTTTGGCTCCCAGCACCGCTTTACCGGCGTTGCCTTGAGCCGTGAGCTCTCGGCCGTCCTGGCCGGAGGTTTCGCTCCCATGATCGGTGTTGCACTGCTGGCTGTGACGGGGCACTCCTGGCTTGTTCCCGCGATCTACTCGCTGGTCCTGGCACTGATCTCATTCATCACCACATTCTTCACGCCGGAGACCAATGGCCGTGACCTGCTGCTGACTGAGGATGCCAGCTAG
- a CDS encoding transposase yields the protein MDTKLEAGDPNHEVTLAWQCYQQVRAIYHARAEKGRELVTQVLSSFPSCPIPEIARLGRTLRNWKAAILAYFETNGASNGPTEAINGVIETTRRIARGFRNFDNYRLRCLLAAGGHRPYRRKSPNHA from the coding sequence CTGGATACGAAGCTTGAGGCCGGAGACCCGAACCACGAAGTCACCCTCGCCTGGCAGTGCTACCAGCAGGTCCGCGCCATCTACCACGCCCGGGCCGAGAAGGGACGGGAACTGGTCACCCAGGTCCTCTCGTCCTTCCCTTCCTGCCCGATCCCGGAGATCGCCAGACTCGGCCGGACCCTGCGGAACTGGAAGGCCGCGATCCTTGCCTACTTCGAAACGAACGGGGCCTCCAACGGCCCCACCGAAGCAATCAACGGAGTAATCGAAACAACCCGCCGGATCGCCCGCGGCTTCCGTAATTTCGACAACTACCGGCTCAGATGTTTACTCGCCGCCGGAGGCCATCGGCCGTACCGCCGAAAATCACCGAACCATGCCTAA
- a CDS encoding transposase: MNWATDALERFDTSVSALAHQLGVSWHTVWDAVKIEATRRIAEPGRLSGVDALGVDEPVWAHTGWPGTGMVTGIVDHTRDVKGVVHARLLDLVPGRTGKAYADWLKERGKDFAAGIKTATLDPFRGYANAIRDELPEAITVLDAFHVVKLAGTVVDEVRRRVQQDTLGHRGRTGDPLLTDPQDPADPRRTPER, from the coding sequence GTGAACTGGGCTACCGACGCGCTGGAGCGCTTCGACACCTCGGTCTCGGCCCTGGCACACCAGCTGGGCGTGTCCTGGCATACCGTCTGGGACGCCGTCAAGATTGAAGCAACACGGCGCATCGCGGAGCCGGGGCGGCTGTCCGGGGTTGACGCGCTCGGTGTGGATGAGCCTGTCTGGGCCCATACCGGCTGGCCCGGCACCGGGATGGTAACCGGAATCGTGGACCACACCCGCGATGTCAAGGGCGTCGTCCACGCCAGACTGCTGGACCTTGTCCCGGGCCGGACAGGGAAGGCCTACGCAGACTGGCTCAAAGAACGCGGCAAGGACTTCGCCGCCGGGATCAAGACCGCCACCCTGGATCCGTTCCGCGGCTACGCGAACGCCATCCGTGACGAACTACCGGAAGCCATTACCGTCCTGGATGCCTTCCATGTCGTCAAGCTCGCCGGGACCGTGGTCGATGAGGTCCGCCGCCGCGTCCAGCAGGACACCCTGGGCCACCGCGGCCGCACCGGCGATCCGCTCTTGACGGATCCGCAGGACCCTGCAGATCCGCGCCGAACACCTGAGCGATAA
- a CDS encoding transposase family protein, with protein sequence MSNSTSCPEGHRCDLADAMFNIDGIHISAAVAGSGDTLLLDVESDATITGCPDCGVVAIGHGRRRVQLHDIPCFGRPVRLVRAKRTWRCPDADCPRSTFTETQCWPGRKRN encoded by the coding sequence GTGTCTAACTCTACTTCCTGCCCTGAGGGGCACCGGTGCGACCTCGCCGATGCAATGTTCAATATCGACGGCATCCACATCAGCGCCGCCGTAGCCGGCTCCGGCGATACTCTCCTCCTGGACGTCGAGTCCGATGCGACCATCACCGGTTGCCCCGACTGCGGGGTCGTTGCCATCGGTCACGGCCGCCGGCGGGTTCAGCTCCATGACATTCCCTGTTTCGGCCGGCCCGTTCGGCTGGTCCGGGCCAAGCGGACATGGCGGTGCCCGGACGCGGACTGCCCGAGATCAACGTTCACCGAGACCCAGTGCTGGCCGGGCCGAAAGCGAAACTGA